A window of Rubricoccus marinus contains these coding sequences:
- a CDS encoding TonB-dependent receptor plug domain-containing protein, which translates to MHRFAALLLLLASGVTASGALSPARAQEVREDSLAAISVSAARVPLPTPEAPARATVLSAESAQEAGATTLAEWLEARAPLHVRRYGPAGLATITVRGASASQTLVLLDGQPLADPQLGQLDLSLLPTALLGGAEVLHGGGAHLYGSGAVGGVVSLRSPEARSPLALTTSAGAWGRRTLGATAHASHLTRVGRWRAMAAAETEGADDDYGIVDPSRLDGRVDRRAGWDRQRRAGVARLSLEGARGAASVTAWGVDAERGLGGTDSVGARQWDRMGRLAVAASTRRGPLALGTSAAFQSGLLRYASPFDLGTAQATGAAPIDDTGRTRVASGDLRADFDARTWTLSAVASGARGTADHPSLASGATDDRLGFALSAASARGRLRLYPALRLDHHVPAGGETQTALSPRLGANLRLARGFHLKSSAGTAFRMPTLNDRFWRPGGNPDLLPERSASGDLGLAWASGTSGAELTVFAASTRDQIVWRPLAGGVWSPVNLTRTRAIGLEASGRVARTARLFSRDALLDLGAVGTLTDARDRSTPGARSFGQQLRLVPRWTASAWGGLEVARLARGGLLRRTTLRLDLGVQAVGRRSTTDSGSLALPAHAVVRGQVRLWREIAGSRLALGLAAENLLGARYEVVPTYVMPPRHLRGSLTLTL; encoded by the coding sequence ATGCACCGCTTCGCCGCTCTCCTCCTGCTCCTCGCCTCTGGCGTGACCGCCTCCGGCGCCCTGTCCCCTGCCCGGGCGCAGGAAGTGCGCGAGGACAGCCTGGCCGCGATCAGCGTCAGCGCCGCACGCGTGCCGCTGCCGACGCCAGAGGCCCCGGCGCGCGCCACCGTCCTCAGCGCCGAGAGCGCGCAAGAGGCCGGCGCCACGACCCTCGCCGAGTGGCTGGAGGCCCGCGCGCCGCTCCACGTCCGGCGATACGGCCCGGCGGGCCTCGCGACGATCACGGTGCGCGGCGCCTCGGCGTCGCAAACGCTCGTGCTCCTGGACGGGCAGCCGCTGGCGGACCCGCAACTCGGCCAGCTCGATCTCTCGCTGCTTCCAACGGCGCTGCTCGGCGGTGCCGAGGTGCTCCACGGCGGCGGCGCGCACCTGTACGGCTCCGGCGCCGTCGGCGGCGTGGTCAGCCTGCGCTCGCCCGAGGCGCGCTCGCCTCTGGCGCTGACGACGAGCGCAGGCGCGTGGGGGCGTCGGACGCTCGGCGCGACGGCGCACGCGAGCCACCTGACGCGCGTGGGCCGCTGGCGCGCGATGGCCGCCGCCGAGACCGAGGGCGCCGACGACGACTACGGCATCGTGGACCCCTCGCGCCTGGACGGCCGCGTGGACCGCCGCGCAGGCTGGGACCGCCAGAGGCGGGCGGGCGTCGCGCGGCTCTCGCTCGAAGGCGCCAGAGGCGCGGCGAGCGTGACCGCGTGGGGAGTCGACGCCGAGCGCGGGCTGGGCGGGACGGACTCGGTCGGCGCGCGGCAGTGGGACCGGATGGGGCGCCTCGCCGTCGCCGCGAGCACGCGCCGCGGGCCTCTGGCGCTCGGCACGTCGGCGGCGTTCCAGAGCGGCCTCTTGCGCTACGCCAGCCCGTTCGACCTGGGTACGGCGCAGGCCACAGGCGCGGCGCCCATCGACGACACGGGGCGCACGCGCGTCGCCTCGGGAGACCTCCGCGCGGACTTCGATGCCCGCACCTGGACGCTTTCCGCCGTGGCCTCTGGCGCCAGAGGCACCGCCGATCATCCCAGCCTGGCCTCTGGCGCGACCGACGACCGGCTCGGCTTCGCGCTCTCGGCGGCTTCCGCTCGCGGCCGGCTGCGGCTCTACCCCGCCCTCCGCCTGGACCACCACGTGCCCGCAGGCGGCGAGACGCAGACCGCGCTGAGCCCGCGGCTCGGCGCCAACCTCCGCCTCGCCAGAGGCTTTCACCTCAAGTCCAGCGCCGGGACCGCCTTCCGGATGCCGACGCTCAACGACCGCTTCTGGCGCCCCGGCGGCAATCCCGACCTCCTCCCGGAGCGGTCCGCCTCCGGTGACCTCGGCCTCGCGTGGGCCTCTGGCACGAGCGGTGCCGAACTGACGGTTTTTGCCGCGAGCACGCGCGATCAGATCGTGTGGCGGCCTCTGGCGGGCGGGGTATGGAGCCCGGTCAACCTCACGCGCACGCGCGCCATCGGCCTGGAGGCCAGCGGCCGCGTTGCTCGCACGGCGCGGCTGTTCTCGCGCGACGCGCTTCTCGACCTCGGCGCCGTCGGCACGCTGACCGACGCTCGGGACCGGTCCACGCCTGGCGCCCGCTCGTTCGGGCAGCAGCTCCGGCTCGTCCCGCGCTGGACCGCGAGCGCCTGGGGCGGCCTCGAAGTCGCGCGCCTCGCCAGAGGCGGCCTCTTGCGCCGCACCACGCTCCGCCTCGACCTCGGCGTGCAGGCCGTTGGCCGCCGCTCCACGACCGACAGCGGCTCGCTCGCGCTCCCGGCCCACGCCGTCGTGCGCGGGCAGGTGCGCCTCTGGCGCGAGATCGCGGGGTCCCGGCTCGCGCTCGGCCTCGCCGCCGAAAACCTCCTGGGCGCCCGTTACGAGGTCGTCCCCACGTACGTCATGCCGCCGCGGCACCTCCGCGGCTCCCTCACCCTCACGCTCTAG
- a CDS encoding (2Fe-2S)-binding protein: MTIDRCLCHGTLYADMAEAACASGAETIPALQDAIDFGHGCQLCHPYVRRMLRTGQTVFHRVVTEEDEPAPEAAR, encoded by the coding sequence ATGACCATCGACCGCTGCCTCTGCCACGGAACGCTCTACGCCGACATGGCGGAGGCCGCGTGCGCGTCGGGCGCGGAGACGATCCCGGCGCTCCAGGACGCGATCGACTTCGGCCACGGCTGCCAGCTGTGCCACCCGTACGTGCGCCGGATGCTCCGAACTGGGCAGACGGTCTTCCACCGCGTCGTGACCGAGGAGGACGAGCCCGCGCCAGAGGCCGCGCGCTAA
- a CDS encoding PIG-L deacetylase family protein gives MTLLYIFPHPDDECFGPAPAMARQVREGHDVHLLTLTKGGATKQRHRLDLSVEEMGEVRESELAAAADELGVQLTVLDYPDSGLVDMDPRDLENIIERKITAVKPDVVVTYAVHGNSVHPDHLTTHAVVKRAYCQTHDDLAARGPKRLALFTLVQGEMEGAESHLHGSPPEAIGARVTFEPEDMEAAQRAIACYETYAEVVAEHRPLALVEDGVAFVLFNETHETVLDTITDHFESRG, from the coding sequence ATGACGCTCCTCTACATCTTCCCCCACCCCGACGACGAGTGCTTCGGCCCCGCCCCCGCCATGGCGCGGCAGGTCCGCGAGGGCCACGACGTCCACCTGCTCACGCTCACCAAGGGCGGCGCAACGAAGCAGCGGCACCGGCTGGACCTCTCGGTTGAGGAGATGGGCGAGGTCCGCGAGAGTGAGCTTGCCGCCGCCGCGGACGAACTCGGCGTCCAGCTCACGGTCCTGGACTATCCGGATAGCGGCCTGGTGGACATGGACCCGCGCGATCTGGAGAACATCATCGAGCGCAAGATCACGGCCGTCAAGCCGGACGTCGTAGTGACGTACGCCGTGCACGGCAACAGCGTCCACCCGGACCACCTCACCACGCACGCCGTCGTCAAGCGCGCGTACTGCCAGACGCACGACGACCTGGCGGCGCGCGGCCCGAAGCGGCTCGCGCTGTTCACGCTCGTCCAGGGCGAGATGGAGGGCGCCGAGAGCCACCTCCACGGCTCCCCGCCAGAGGCCATCGGCGCGCGCGTGACGTTCGAGCCCGAGGACATGGAGGCGGCGCAGCGCGCCATTGCGTGCTACGAGACCTACGCCGAGGTCGTCGCCGAGCACCGGCCTCTGGCGCTCGTGGAGGACGGGGTGGCGTTCGTGCTCTTCAACGAGACGCACGAAACGGTTCTGGACACGATCACCGACCACTTCGAGTCGCGCGGCTGA
- a CDS encoding deoxynucleoside kinase has translation MYVAVAGNIGAGKSSLTRILAEYFGWGPFFESVDDNPYLADFYADMPRWSFNLQVYFLSSRFRHQKDIEREPISVVQDRSIYEDVEIFARNLHYMGLMDSRDYENYAALFAIMTAYLRPPDLLVYLRASVPTLVRQIQSRGRDFENGIRLDYLERLNGLYEDWIERYPHPKMVIETDTLDFVNEPEDRFQILSRVESRLYGLFPEPAASGAEMGKGDQG, from the coding sequence CTGTACGTCGCCGTGGCGGGCAACATCGGCGCGGGCAAGAGCTCGCTGACGCGCATCCTCGCGGAGTATTTCGGCTGGGGCCCGTTTTTCGAGAGCGTGGACGACAACCCGTACCTCGCGGACTTCTACGCGGACATGCCGCGCTGGAGCTTCAACCTCCAGGTGTACTTCCTCTCCAGCCGCTTCCGGCACCAGAAGGACATCGAGCGCGAGCCCATCTCCGTGGTCCAGGACCGGAGCATCTACGAGGACGTGGAGATTTTCGCCCGCAACCTCCACTACATGGGGTTGATGGACAGCCGCGACTACGAGAACTACGCGGCGCTGTTCGCCATCATGACGGCGTACCTCCGCCCGCCGGACCTGCTCGTCTACCTCCGCGCGAGCGTGCCCACGCTCGTCCGCCAGATCCAGAGCCGCGGCCGCGATTTCGAGAACGGCATCCGCTTGGATTATCTGGAGCGGCTTAACGGCCTCTACGAGGACTGGATCGAGCGGTACCCGCACCCGAAGATGGTGATCGAGACCGACACGCTGGACTTCGTCAACGAGCCGGAGGACCGGTTCCAGATCCTCAGCCGCGTCGAGAGCCGCCTCTACGGCCTCTTCCCCGAGCCCGCCGCCTCTGGCGCCGAGATGGGCAAGGGGGACCAGGGATGA
- a CDS encoding YncE family protein → MPRLSRLALLLALPLALAACDSTDPEGNADVAGVYVLNQGAFGNDASGGVTVYDPETMTASALTAPGGLVQAGAIRDGKLYLLLNFSDSFSTGSGRVDIIDVATGATERQIDVGTPRGIAFVGGTAYVTNLYGASVTPIDLASGTAGTPIPVGENPEGIVASGDELFVANSGFGTGTTLSVISTSTSAVTETVELTCASPNEVIADADGDIWVVCNGTSDFSTGEVTEPGQVLAVNAASRGIVARFPSSGLLGGAALGQDAAFDAAAGFLYVIQSNPNADDAIFRFDTQLNAFEAESPVSGGDLSGVGFAGGRFYLARLDPDNPFSDNGTVSIQERSGNFAGSFDAGIVPAAFAVALD, encoded by the coding sequence ATGCCCCGCCTTTCTCGCCTCGCCCTCCTCCTCGCGTTGCCCCTGGCCCTCGCCGCCTGCGACTCCACCGACCCCGAAGGCAACGCCGACGTCGCGGGGGTCTACGTCCTCAACCAGGGCGCCTTCGGCAACGACGCCTCTGGCGGCGTGACCGTCTACGACCCCGAGACGATGACGGCCAGCGCCCTCACGGCCCCCGGCGGCCTCGTCCAGGCCGGTGCCATCCGCGACGGGAAGCTGTACCTGCTCCTCAACTTTTCGGACTCGTTCTCCACCGGCAGCGGCCGAGTGGACATCATCGACGTCGCCACGGGCGCGACCGAACGGCAGATTGACGTCGGCACGCCGCGCGGCATCGCGTTCGTCGGCGGTACGGCGTACGTCACCAACCTGTACGGCGCGAGCGTGACGCCCATCGACCTCGCCAGCGGCACGGCCGGCACGCCGATCCCGGTCGGCGAGAACCCCGAAGGCATCGTGGCCTCTGGCGACGAGCTGTTCGTCGCCAACTCCGGCTTCGGCACGGGGACCACGCTCTCGGTGATCAGCACGAGCACGAGCGCCGTGACCGAGACGGTCGAGTTGACGTGCGCGAGCCCCAACGAAGTCATCGCGGACGCCGACGGCGACATCTGGGTCGTATGCAACGGCACATCGGACTTCTCCACCGGCGAGGTCACCGAGCCGGGCCAGGTGCTCGCCGTCAACGCGGCCTCTCGCGGGATCGTCGCGCGGTTCCCCAGCAGCGGGCTGCTCGGCGGCGCCGCGCTGGGCCAGGATGCCGCCTTCGACGCGGCCGCGGGCTTCCTTTACGTCATCCAGTCCAACCCCAACGCCGACGACGCCATTTTCCGCTTCGATACGCAGCTCAACGCGTTCGAGGCCGAGAGCCCCGTCTCCGGCGGTGACCTCTCGGGCGTCGGCTTCGCGGGCGGCCGGTTCTACCTCGCGCGGCTGGACCCGGACAACCCGTTCTCCGACAACGGCACGGTCTCCATCCAGGAACGCAGCGGCAACTTCGCCGGCTCCTTCGACGCCGGGATCGTCCCCGCCGCCTTCGCCGTCGCCCTCGACTAA